In one window of Epinephelus fuscoguttatus linkage group LG20, E.fuscoguttatus.final_Chr_v1 DNA:
- the LOC125880909 gene encoding secretory phospholipase A2 receptor-like, whose amino-acid sequence MRKHLCIRENMLHLVILLLTSGSVTFCSRIYREYHLITVEKSWGEAQSYCRENHTDLATIGSHDDMKRLVDMTEASGETKEIWIGLRKGEMTSWLWSVGETQSSYGVAEYMNWANSLDSSHHCGGMKGDGKWLHELCGTKLPFVCQEGEGSGKMYVVLEDKSWRQAQEHCRLDGTDLASVRSQTENQALQQMINEKVPSLSLVWIGLFRDEWNWSDQSDSSLRDWASSQPNDDGVCGLYRPSSKKWFDRGCVTSLPFYCYNAIEERKRMIVRLEIKSDSFLDLSDSAEMNAILNQVQEKYDGVKLQWRVQPDGEIFHKKEGHH is encoded by the exons AGAAAATATGCTCCATCTAGTGATTCTGCTGCTAACTTCAG GTTCCGTAACTTTCTGCTCACGCATTTATCGAGAGTATCACCTGATCACCGTGGAGAAGAGTTGGGGCGAGGCCCAGAGTTACTGCAGAGAGAATCACACTGACCTGGCTACCATCGGCAGCCATGATGACATGAAGAGGCTGGTGGACATGACAGAAGCCAGCGGCGAGACAAAAGAGATCTGGATCGGTCTGAGAAAGGGCGAGATGACGTCCTGGCTGTGGTCTGTGGGAGAAACTCAGAGCAGTTACGGAGTAGCTGAGTACATGAACTGGGCCAATTCACTTGATTCTTCTcatcactgtggaggcatgaaGGGTGATGGGAAATGGCTCCATGAACTCTGTGGAACAAAACTTCCTTTTGTCTGTCAGGAGG GTGAGGGGTCTGGTAAGATGTATGTTGTTCTTGAAGACAAGTCATGGAGGCAAGCTCAAGAGCACTGTCGACTGGACGGCACTGACCTGGCCAGTGTGAGGAGCCAGACTGAAAATCAGGCATTGCAGCAAATGATCAATGAAAAGGTGCCGTCGCTGTCCTTGGTCTGGATCGGTTTGTTCAGAGATGAGTGGAACTGGTCGGACCAGAGCGACAGTTCCCTCAGAGACTGGGCGAGCTCTCAGCCAAATGATGATGGAGTCTGTGGGTTGTATAGACCTTCTTCCAAGAAGTGGTTTGACAGAGGGTGTGTTACATCACTTCCCTTCTACTGCTATAATG CCatagaggaaagaaaaaggatGATTGTGAGGTTGGAAATAAAATCAGATTCATTCTTAGACTTAAGTGACTCTGCTGAGATGAACGCCATTTTGAACCAG GTCCAAGAAAAGTATGATGGGGTTAAGCTTCAGTGGAGAGTCCAGCCTGATGGGGAGATTTTCCATAAAAAAGAAGGACATCATTGA